In one Cyclopterus lumpus isolate fCycLum1 chromosome 22, fCycLum1.pri, whole genome shotgun sequence genomic region, the following are encoded:
- the slc18b1 gene encoding MFS-type transporter SLC18B1 isoform X2, with product MDPEVDVEQIAETAAPAPRMTRQQILTIISMASVNFSSMICYSILGPFFPNEALKKGASQTIVGLIFGCYAVSNLIGSLVMGKYIVQIGAKFMLVMGLFVSSACTIMFGLLDRVPSGATFISMCFIVRSIDALGFAAAMTSTFAMTAKIFPNNVATILGCMEAFTGLGLILGPPLGGWFYQSFGYEVPFMILGCFLLIMVPFNMYILPSVEADPSKDSFFGLLGKGKIILICYAVFTLSGGLGFLDATLSLFAMEKFKLSAGYVGLILLGLSLPYCLVSPLIGYITDKYPSTRSWFIVTGGAATAFGFFMLGPAPFFHISSQLWLLVLMLSVVGLSIGMTAIPMFPEIISYAYEQGYEEGLGTLGMVSGLFGAFWSFGMFCGPTVGGVITQHLSFEWAAAVQGGMALLGAFLLAVYYVCHPQQQQQQQQQSVRKDSRAADERTPLLAE from the exons ATGGACCCGGAAGTTGACGTTGAGCAAATAG CTGAAACAGCAGCTCCTGCCCCGAGGATGACCAGACAGCAGATTCTCACCATAATATCAATGGCATCTGTCAACTTTAGTTCAATGATCTGCTATTCAATATTAGGCCCCTTCTTCCCCAATGAG GCTTTAAAGAAAGGAGCCTCTCAAACTATCGTCGGTCTCATATTTGGCTGCTACGCCGTCTCCAATTTAATTGGCTCGTTGGTCATGGGAAAATAT ATTGTCCAGATCGGTGCAAAGTTCATGCTGGTGATGGGGCTGTTTGTGTCTTCGGCCTGCACCATCATGTTCGG GCTCCTCGACCGGGTTCCCTCGGGAGCCACGTTCATAAGCATGTGCTTCATCGTGAGGTCCATAGACGCGCTGGGCTTCGCCGCGGCCATGACCTCCACGTTCGCCATGACGGCGAAGATATTTCCAAACAATGTGGCCACTATTTTG GGCTGTATGGAGGCTTTCACGGGACTCGGCCTGATCCTGGGGCCGCCGCTCGGAGGGTGGTTCTACCAGTCGTTTGGATATGAAGTCCCTTTCATGATTCTTGGATGTTTCCTTCTGATTATGGTTCCTTTCAACATGTACATCTTGCCGAGCGTCG AAGCCGACCCCTCGAAGGATTCCTTCTTTGGGCTTCTCGGCAAAGGGAAGATCATCCTGATCTGCTACGCGGTGTTCACGCTCAGTGGAGGTCTGGGCTTCTTGGACGCCACGTTGTCCCTGTTCGCCATGGAGAAG TTTAAACTGTCAGCTGGCTACGTGGGACTCATCCTCCTGGGGTTGTCGTTGCCGTACTGCCTGGTATCACCGCTGATTGGGTATATTACTGATAAATATCCT tcCACCAGGAGTTGGTTTATTGTGACAGGAGGGGCCGCCACAGCGTTTGGCTTCTTCATGCTTGGCCCCGCCCCTTTCTTTCACATCTCCAG TCAGCTGTGGCTGCTGGTCCTCATGCTCAGTGTGGTCGGGTTGTCCATCGGCATGACCGCAATCCCCATGTTCCCCGAGATCATCTCGTATGCATA TGAACAAGGATATGAAGAGGGGCTCGGCACTCTCGGAATGGTGTCTGGACTTTTTGGGGCGTTTTGGTCCTTTGG gatgtttTGTGGCCCAACGGTGGGGGGCGTCATCACGCAACACCTGAGCTTCGAGTGGGCAGCGGCGGTCCAGGGAGGCATGGCGCTTTTGGGC GCCTTTCTCCTTGCTGTGTACTACGTGTGtcatcctcaacaacaacaacaacaacaacaac AAAGCGTTCGCAAAGACAGTCGAGCAGCAGATGAACGCACTCCTCTCCTCGCTGAATGA
- the slc18b1 gene encoding MFS-type transporter SLC18B1 isoform X1 encodes MDPEVDVEQIAETAAPAPRMTRQQILTIISMASVNFSSMICYSILGPFFPNEALKKGASQTIVGLIFGCYAVSNLIGSLVMGKYIVQIGAKFMLVMGLFVSSACTIMFGLLDRVPSGATFISMCFIVRSIDALGFAAAMTSTFAMTAKIFPNNVATILGCMEAFTGLGLILGPPLGGWFYQSFGYEVPFMILGCFLLIMVPFNMYILPSVEADPSKDSFFGLLGKGKIILICYAVFTLSGGLGFLDATLSLFAMEKFKLSAGYVGLILLGLSLPYCLVSPLIGYITDKYPSTRSWFIVTGGAATAFGFFMLGPAPFFHISSQLWLLVLMLSVVGLSIGMTAIPMFPEIISYAYEQGYEEGLGTLGMVSGLFGAFWSFGMFCGPTVGGVITQHLSFEWAAAVQGGMALLGAFLLAVYYVCHPQQQQQQQQQQQSVRKDSRAADERTPLLAE; translated from the exons ATGGACCCGGAAGTTGACGTTGAGCAAATAG CTGAAACAGCAGCTCCTGCCCCGAGGATGACCAGACAGCAGATTCTCACCATAATATCAATGGCATCTGTCAACTTTAGTTCAATGATCTGCTATTCAATATTAGGCCCCTTCTTCCCCAATGAG GCTTTAAAGAAAGGAGCCTCTCAAACTATCGTCGGTCTCATATTTGGCTGCTACGCCGTCTCCAATTTAATTGGCTCGTTGGTCATGGGAAAATAT ATTGTCCAGATCGGTGCAAAGTTCATGCTGGTGATGGGGCTGTTTGTGTCTTCGGCCTGCACCATCATGTTCGG GCTCCTCGACCGGGTTCCCTCGGGAGCCACGTTCATAAGCATGTGCTTCATCGTGAGGTCCATAGACGCGCTGGGCTTCGCCGCGGCCATGACCTCCACGTTCGCCATGACGGCGAAGATATTTCCAAACAATGTGGCCACTATTTTG GGCTGTATGGAGGCTTTCACGGGACTCGGCCTGATCCTGGGGCCGCCGCTCGGAGGGTGGTTCTACCAGTCGTTTGGATATGAAGTCCCTTTCATGATTCTTGGATGTTTCCTTCTGATTATGGTTCCTTTCAACATGTACATCTTGCCGAGCGTCG AAGCCGACCCCTCGAAGGATTCCTTCTTTGGGCTTCTCGGCAAAGGGAAGATCATCCTGATCTGCTACGCGGTGTTCACGCTCAGTGGAGGTCTGGGCTTCTTGGACGCCACGTTGTCCCTGTTCGCCATGGAGAAG TTTAAACTGTCAGCTGGCTACGTGGGACTCATCCTCCTGGGGTTGTCGTTGCCGTACTGCCTGGTATCACCGCTGATTGGGTATATTACTGATAAATATCCT tcCACCAGGAGTTGGTTTATTGTGACAGGAGGGGCCGCCACAGCGTTTGGCTTCTTCATGCTTGGCCCCGCCCCTTTCTTTCACATCTCCAG TCAGCTGTGGCTGCTGGTCCTCATGCTCAGTGTGGTCGGGTTGTCCATCGGCATGACCGCAATCCCCATGTTCCCCGAGATCATCTCGTATGCATA TGAACAAGGATATGAAGAGGGGCTCGGCACTCTCGGAATGGTGTCTGGACTTTTTGGGGCGTTTTGGTCCTTTGG gatgtttTGTGGCCCAACGGTGGGGGGCGTCATCACGCAACACCTGAGCTTCGAGTGGGCAGCGGCGGTCCAGGGAGGCATGGCGCTTTTGGGC GCCTTTCTCCTTGCTGTGTACTACGTGTGtcatcctcaacaacaacaacaacaacaacaacaacaacaaag CGTTCGCAAAGACAGTCGAGCAGCAGATGAACGCACTCCTCTCCTCGCTGAATGA
- the slc18b1 gene encoding MFS-type transporter SLC18B1 isoform X3: MDPEVDVEQIAETAAPAPRMTRQQILTIISMASVNFSSMICYSILGPFFPNEALKKGASQTIVGLIFGCYAVSNLIGSLVMGKYIVQIGAKFMLVMGLFVSSACTIMFGLLDRVPSGATFISMCFIVRSIDALGFAAAMTSTFAMTAKIFPNNVATILGCMEAFTGLGLILGPPLGGWFYQSFGYEVPFMILGCFLLIMVPFNMYILPSVEADPSKDSFFGLLGKGKIILICYAVFTLSGGLGFLDATLSLFAMEKFKLSAGYVGLILLGLSLPYCLVSPLIGYITDKYPSTRSWFIVTGGAATAFGFFMLGPAPFFHISSQLWLLVLMLSVVGLSIGMTAIPMFPEIISYAYEQGYEEGLGTLGMVSGLFGAFWSFGMFCGPTVGGVITQHLSFEWAAAVQGGMALLGAFLLAVYYVCHPQQQQQQQQQQQ; this comes from the exons ATGGACCCGGAAGTTGACGTTGAGCAAATAG CTGAAACAGCAGCTCCTGCCCCGAGGATGACCAGACAGCAGATTCTCACCATAATATCAATGGCATCTGTCAACTTTAGTTCAATGATCTGCTATTCAATATTAGGCCCCTTCTTCCCCAATGAG GCTTTAAAGAAAGGAGCCTCTCAAACTATCGTCGGTCTCATATTTGGCTGCTACGCCGTCTCCAATTTAATTGGCTCGTTGGTCATGGGAAAATAT ATTGTCCAGATCGGTGCAAAGTTCATGCTGGTGATGGGGCTGTTTGTGTCTTCGGCCTGCACCATCATGTTCGG GCTCCTCGACCGGGTTCCCTCGGGAGCCACGTTCATAAGCATGTGCTTCATCGTGAGGTCCATAGACGCGCTGGGCTTCGCCGCGGCCATGACCTCCACGTTCGCCATGACGGCGAAGATATTTCCAAACAATGTGGCCACTATTTTG GGCTGTATGGAGGCTTTCACGGGACTCGGCCTGATCCTGGGGCCGCCGCTCGGAGGGTGGTTCTACCAGTCGTTTGGATATGAAGTCCCTTTCATGATTCTTGGATGTTTCCTTCTGATTATGGTTCCTTTCAACATGTACATCTTGCCGAGCGTCG AAGCCGACCCCTCGAAGGATTCCTTCTTTGGGCTTCTCGGCAAAGGGAAGATCATCCTGATCTGCTACGCGGTGTTCACGCTCAGTGGAGGTCTGGGCTTCTTGGACGCCACGTTGTCCCTGTTCGCCATGGAGAAG TTTAAACTGTCAGCTGGCTACGTGGGACTCATCCTCCTGGGGTTGTCGTTGCCGTACTGCCTGGTATCACCGCTGATTGGGTATATTACTGATAAATATCCT tcCACCAGGAGTTGGTTTATTGTGACAGGAGGGGCCGCCACAGCGTTTGGCTTCTTCATGCTTGGCCCCGCCCCTTTCTTTCACATCTCCAG TCAGCTGTGGCTGCTGGTCCTCATGCTCAGTGTGGTCGGGTTGTCCATCGGCATGACCGCAATCCCCATGTTCCCCGAGATCATCTCGTATGCATA TGAACAAGGATATGAAGAGGGGCTCGGCACTCTCGGAATGGTGTCTGGACTTTTTGGGGCGTTTTGGTCCTTTGG gatgtttTGTGGCCCAACGGTGGGGGGCGTCATCACGCAACACCTGAGCTTCGAGTGGGCAGCGGCGGTCCAGGGAGGCATGGCGCTTTTGGGC GCCTTTCTCCTTGCTGTGTACTACGTGTGtcatcctcaacaacaacaacaacaacaacaacaacaacaa TAA
- the tulp4b gene encoding tubby-related protein 4, producing MSRNYEPGHSVGMLAAVEHGPILCSDSNILCLSWKGRVPKSEKDKPVCRRRYYEEGWLATGNGRGVVGVTFTSSHCRRDRSTPQRINFNLRGHNSEVVLVRWNEPFQKLATCDMEGGIFVWIQYEGRWSVELVNDRGAQVSDFTWSHDGTQALIAYRDGFVLVGSVSGQRHWSSEINLESQISCGIWTPDDQQVLFGTADGQVIVMDCHGRMLAHVLLHESDGIVSMSWNCPDFLVEDSTESDADSDDNKLTRGPFLLLFQVRRVKPLLTVTFLSGDISLMNNYDDLSPAVIRSGLKDVEAQWCSQGDLLAVAGMERHGLPLDSVTRNALVKFYNVQGEHIYTLETPAQRPITTICWGHRDSRLFLACGPALYVVRVEHRVASLQLLCQQGIASALREEKDVGKLNMPSLLCSYVTTAFIPTIKPPIPDPNNIRDFVSYPTAGNERLHCTMKRAEDSPETGGPCYTLYLEYLGGLVPILKGRRISKLRPEFVIMDPKMDSKADEVCVNPMISYTDSCNCSDSSDIELSDEWVGKKSPKLSRGNRMNLESRKSPKLSRFNQEGQRSPRLPTKKPPVRSPSLTRREFSMDGITEHNYLAQVTSNIWGTKFKIVGLASFLPANLGAVIYKTSLLHLQPRQMTIYLPEVRKISHDFMSLPVFNTNVFSEDEDDLPVMGPSGVAGDNPSCTVNIPIAPIHSPAQAMSPTQSIGLVQSLLANQNIQLDVLTNPTTTAAAAAAAAAAAAAAAAAASVPVTDHGQDAVPSPYPVPARYSNPGQVIFNGLEMGPLLPGTLPPPPPPHHLPPQRPHSQQPRQLPSKQSQQMQSQQMQSQQMQTQQTQQMQTQQMQTQQMQTQQMQTQQMQTQQMQTQQQKMHHHQQQQQHHHQSQIQQQHQQMQRQHQQMQQQLKMQMMLPPPPSGYPTISLHQIHLLPPPPTTEPGFRGEHAHTLKPSLPRTLPPFIEMDGAMEIQMRKVNPPPPYPGTVASAATSTAVAAPQTLVTNCDSPSVLSPDPCQKKEEFLLHPVSLQYPTPLGYERITTFDSSGNVEEVCRPRRRLVRNQNTYAVHGIGGSATLKVTSSENKKIQLPYSSATLSRLSVPRYSIPSGDPPPYPDPANQATATLPPPQRIDSSLIHATLRRDRRDVGLKVPQMMESSRTLPTKAKMNSALALTYQQRVPTALYTCTQCSSHSSSTSVSVSGGGTTSSGIAGGTVVRQDFPPGKGAHHSTIIVHSKSTSPMASQSSYSLLSAVDNSRDRTVYVNSAFTEDETLNQQCHLEKAVRQLTLGDVSLTVKRPPPYQWDTSTAEEFWLTPEQTMLGPPPGPHKPPPLIISQAQHLDMTRLPFVLTTKPPTSQTTGTLTFPSGYQISLSPFPPGVGHGGPPLQTLQNPPPSEVVGSVPFSQQEPNVVLPPGYPPSLANLACCPLPPMYPGASSCAGLQLHPVSLHPWNPYPCPPPMQDPPAPPLPTKTHQILEKPILSPPPPSGPPPPPPLPPPPPPTELPPPKSSTEEHAESANNFLEPSSLHDSPVPQESERFNKKSRKRLDSRAEEANMTTVSEGKSRKEGRALSDFNALISSPRLGSRERKKQPKGQREQLNKTKKMSRTTNEFQDSSESEPELFISGDELMNQNQSSKKSWKNKRSLRMASELEEIKCRKANEREDRSLGSQGFVYVMANKQPLWNEATQVYQLDFGGRVTQESAKNFQIELDGRQVMQFGRIDGNGYILDFQYPFSAVQAFAVALANVTQRLK from the exons ATGTCCAGGAACTATGAG CCCGGTCACTCAGTAGGGATGTTGGCCGCCGTGGAACACGGTCCCATCCTCTGCAGCGACTCCAACATCCTCTGCCTCTCGTGGAAGGGCCGGGTGCCCAAGAGCGAGAAGGACAAGCCGGTGTGCCGGAGGCGGTACTACGAGGAGGGCTGGCTCGCCACGGGCAACGGGAGAGGGGTCGTCGGGGTGACGTTTACATCGAGTCACTGCAGGAGGGACCGGAGCACGCCCCAGAGAATCAATTTCAATCTGCGAGGACACAACAGCGAG gtTGTCCTGGTGCGTTGGAATGAACCCTTTCAGAAGCTGGCCACCTGCGATATGGAAGGAGGTATTTTTGTATGGATCCAGTATGAAGGACGATGGTCTGTAGAGTTGGTGAACGACAGAGGAGCCCAG GTGAGTGACTTCACTTGGTCACATGACGGCACTCAAGCCCTCATCGCATACCGGGACGGCTTCGTGTTAGTCGGCTCGGTCAGCGGACAGAGACACTGGTCCTCAGAGATTAACCTGGAGAGTCAAATCAGCTGTGGCATCTGGACGCCTGATGATCAGCAG GTCTTGTTCGGCACAGCAGATGGTCAGGTGATAGTGATGGACTGTCACGGACGAATGCTCGCCCACGTCCTGTTGCACGAGTCCGACGGGATCGTGAGCATGTCCTGGAACTGCCCCGACTTCCTGGTCGAGGACAGCACAGAGAGCGACGCAGACTCCGATGACAAT AAACTAACACGCGGTCCCTTTCTTTTGTTGTTCCAAGTGCGGAGAGTCAAGCCTTTGTTGACAGTCACCTTCTTATCGGGAGATATCAGCTTAATGAATAACTACGACGACCTCTCTCCCGCCGTGATCCGCTCGGGGCTGAAAG ATGTTGAGGCCCAGTGGTGCTCCCAGGGAGACCTCCTGGCCGTGGCCGGCATGGAGAGACACGGGCTCCCCCTGGACTCCGTCACGAGGAACGCCCTTGTTAAGTTCTACAATGTCCAAGGAGAGCACATCTACACTTTGGAGACGCCGGCACAG aGACCCATCACCACCATCTGTTGGGGTCACAGAGACTCCCGTCTGTTCCTTGCATGTGGACCAGCGCTGTACGTGGTGCGCGTGGAGCACAGGGTGGCCAGCCTCCAGCTCTTGTGCCAGCAGGGCATCGCCAGCGCCCTGCGAGAGGAGAAAGACGTGGGGAAGCTGAACATGCCCTCGCTGCTCTGCTCTTACGTCACCACCGCTTTCATACCCACCATCAAG CCCCCCATCCCCGACCCCAACAACATCCGTGACTTTGTCAGCTATCCCACGGCTGGGAATGAGAGGCTCCACTGCACCATGAAGCGGGCGGAGGACAGCCCCGAGACGGGCGGACCCTGCTACACTCTGTACCTCGAGTATTTAGGAGGACTGGTGCCCATCCTCAAAGGGAGGCGCATCAGTAAATTACGGCCTGAGTTCGTCATCATGGATCCAAAGATGGACAGCAAAGCAG ATGAGGTGTGCGTGAACCCCATGATCTCATACACTGACAGCTGCAACTGCTCCGACTCCAGTGACATTGAGTTGAGCGACGAGTGGGTCGGCAAGAAGTCACCAAAGTTATCTCGAGGAAACAG GATGAACTTGGAATCGAGAAAATCGCCCAAACTCTCACGCTTCAATCAGGAAGGCCAGCGGTCGCCGCGGTTACCAACAAAGAAGCCTCCAGTTCGGTCTCCCAGTCTGACGCGTCGAGAGTTTTCTATGGACGGGATCACCGAG CACAACTACCTTGCTCAAGTCACATCCAACATTTGGGGGACAAAATTCAAAATCGTTGGACTTGCTTCTTTTCTCCCGGCCAACCTCGGTGCAG TCATCTATAAGACAAGTTTGCTTCACCTACAACCAAGACAGATGACAATCTACCTTCCAGAAGTGCGAAAGATTTCCCATGACTTCATGAGCCTTCCTGTTTTCAACACCAACGTGTTcagtgaggatgaggatgactTACCAG TGATGGGCCCATCCGGAGTGGCAGGAGACAACCCTTCCTGTACAGTCAACATCCCCATCGCGCCCATCCACAGCCCGGCTCAGGCAATGTCTCCAACTCAGAGCATCGGCCTGGTTCAGTCTCTTCTGGCCAATCAGAACATTCAGCTCGATGTCCTGACCAACCCGACAACCaccgctgcagcagcagccgcagccgccgcagcagcagcagcagccgcagccgcagctTCTGTCCCCGTCACGGATCACGGGCAGGATGCAGTTCCATCACCGTATCCAGTGCCGGCTAGATACTCGAACCCCGGTCAAGTGATCTTCAACGGGCTGGAGATGGGTCCTCTTCTTCCTGGTACTCTTCCTCCGCCTCCGCCGCCTCACCACCTCCCGCCGCAGCGCCCCCATTCGCAGCAGCCTCGCCAACTGCCGTCCAAGCAGTCGCAGCAGATGCAGTCGCAGCAGATGCAGTCGCAGCAGATGCAGACGCAGCAGACGCAGCAGATGCAGACGCAGCAGATGCAGACGCAGCAGATGCAGACGCAGCAGATGCAGACGCAGCAGATGCAGACGCAGCAGATGCAGACGCAGCAGCAGAAAATGCATCAtcatcaacagcagcagcagcaccaccatcaGTCCCAA atccagcagcagcatcagcagatGCAGCGGCAGCACCAACAGATGCAGCAGCAACTGAAGATGCAGATGATGCTGCCCCCTCCTCCGTCCGGCTATCCGACCATTTCGTTGCACCAGATCCACCTTCTGCCTCCGCCTCCCACCACGGAGCCCGGGTTCAGGGGGGAGCACGCGCACACTCTGAAGCCAAGTCTGCCACGGACTTTACCTCCCTTCATCGAAATGGACGGAGCGATGGAGATTCAGATGCGGAAGGTGAATCCTCCGCCTCCGTACCCGGGCACCGTGGCGTCCGCGGCGACGTCTACAGCCGTCGCCGCGCCCCAAACTCTTGTCACGAACTGTGACAGCCCGAGCGTCCTGTCACCGGACCCGTGCCAGAAGAAGGAGGAGTTTTTGCTTCACCCCGTCTCTTTACAGTACCCGACACCCCTGGGGTACGAGAGGATCACGACCTTCGACAGCAGCGGCAACGTGGAGGAGGTTTGCCGGCCGCGCAGGCGCCTTGTTCGCAACCAGAACACGTACGCCGTCCACGGCATCGGAGGCTCGGCCACGCTCAAAGTCACATCCTCTGAGAACAAGAAAATTCAGCTTCCCTACAGCTCGGCGACGTTGAGTCGTCTCTCCGTCCCTCGATACTCAATACCGAGCGGAGACCCTCCTCCTTACCCCGATCCGGCCAATCAAGCGACTGCTACACTCCCTCCGCCCCAGAGAATCGATAGCAGTCTGATTCACGCCACTCTCCGTCGTGACCGCAGGGACGTGGGGCTCAAAGTGCCACAGATGATGGAGAGCTCGAGAACCCTCCCCACCAAGGCTAAAATGAACAGCGCGCTGGCACTCACCTACCAGCAGAGGGTGCCCACGGCGTTGTACACGTGCACACAGTGCagcagccacagcagcagcaccagcgtCAGCGTGAGCGGCGGCGGGACGACGAGCAGCGGCATCGCAGGCGGCACGGTGGTGAGGCAGGACTTCCCGCCGGGGAAAGGGGCGCATCACAGCACCATCATCGTGCACTCCAAGAGCACCTCGCCCATGGCCTCTCAGTCGTCTTACAGTCTGCTGAGCGCCGTGGACAACAGCAGGGACCGCACGGTGTACGTCAACTCCGCCTTTACCGAAGATGAGACCCTGAACCAGCAGTGTCACCTTGAGAAGGCCGTGCGCCAGCTGACTCTCGGCGATGTCAGTTTGACGGTTAAACGCCCTCCGCCTTACCAGTGGGACACTTCCACCGCCGAGGAGTTCTGGCTCACTCCAGAACAAACAATGTTAGGTCCTCCGCCGGGGCCTCACAAACCGCCTCCGCTCATCATCAGTCAAGCCCAGCACTTGGACATGACCCGGCTACCGTTCGTCCTCACGACTAAACCTCCGACCAGTCAGACCACGGGCACTCTGACTTTCCCCTCCGGTTACCAGATATCCCTCTCGCCTTTCCCCCCGGGTGTGGGTCACGGCGGTCCTCCGCTTCAGACCTTGCAGAACCCTCCACCAAGTGAAGTGGTTGGCTCGGTCCCCTTTTCTCAGCAGGAACCCAACGTGGTCTTGCCACCAGGCTATCCTCCGAGTCTCGCCAACTTGGCCTGCTGCCCTCTCCCTCCGATGTATCCGGGAGCCAGCTCATGTGCCGGACTCCAGCTGCACCCCGTCAGCCTCCACCCCTGGAACCCTTACCCCTGCCCGCCCCCCATGCAAGACCCTCCAGCACCTCCCCTCCCGACCAAAACGCATCAGATTTTAGAGAAGCCGATCCTCTCGCCGCCACCTCCTTCCGGgccaccgccgccaccacctctcccgcctcctcctccacccaccgAGCTACCGCCGCCCAAAAGTTCCACGGAGGAGCATGCGGAGTCGGCCAACAACTTCCTGGAGCCGTCGTCTCTGCACGACAGCCCCGTGCCACAGGAGTCGGAGCGCTTCAACAAGAAGAGCCGCAAGAGGCTGGACAGCAGGGCCGAGGAGGCCAACATGACCACCGTCTCCGAGGGCAAATCGAGAAAGGAAGGCCGCGCGCTCTCCGACTTCAACGCTCTCATTTCCAGCCCGCGGCTCGGCagcagagaaaggaagaagCAGCCCAAGGGCCAGAGAGAGCAACTCAATAAAACCAAGAAGATGAGCCGGACCACCAACGAGTTCCAGGACAGCTCGGAGAGCGAGCCGGAGCTGTTCATCAGCGGCGACGAGCTcatgaaccagaaccagagcAGCAAGAAGAGCTGGAAGAACAAGCGCAGCCTGCGCATGGCGAGCGAGCTGGAGGAGATAAAGTGCCGCAAGGCGAACGAAAGAGAGGACCGCAGCTTGGGAAGCCAAGGGTTCGTCTACGTCATGGCCAACAAACAACCGCTGTGGAACGAGGCCACACAGGTCTACCAGCTCGATTTCGGAGGACGGGTCACGCAGGAGTCGGCGAAGAACTTTCAGATTGAGCTGGATGGTAGACAG GTGATGCAGTTTGGCCGAATTGATGGGAATGGCTACATCCTGGATTTCCAGTATCCTTTCTCAGCGGTGCAGGCGTTTGCTGTCGCCTTAGCTAACGTGACTCAACGACTGAAatga
- the myct1b gene encoding myc target protein 1 homolog: MTAKFPPNTGEGERKHKGAKRSSWKKTKKLKSRSVWNLTPAYGGIMARNETHPFLEILKSFNVGDMILAFCLSVLVGLLLGALVYVLLTWASRRQATARITGRSKKRPGTSQTAPGNQLGLYRSTFLSVYRQPSLEPVGPLGSKPGVESSTFRPVPKRSRAGLEMAEDTLIDVPEDPAASLSSDSAALVPNKRHSFWLGGNGLKGFLPSQTPPPAYDSVIHAFEETCT, from the exons ATGACTGCAAAGTTTCCTCCAAAcactggagagggagagagaaaacacaaaggaGCAAAACGCTCGTcttggaaaaagacaaaaaagctTAAGAGTCGGTCGGTGTGGAATCTAACACCAGCTTATGGTGGAATTATGGCACGCAATGAAACACATCCCTTTCTGGAAATACTAAAATCATTTAATGTTG gcGATATGATCCTAGCcttctgtttgtctgtgctgGTGGGCCTGCTGCTCGGCGCTCTGGTCTACGTCCTGTTGACCTGGGCGTCCCGGCGCCAGGCCACCGCCAGGATCACCGGGCGCTCCAAGAAGAGGCCCGGCACTTCCCAAACAGCCCCCGGCAACCAGCTGGGCCTCTACAGAAGCACCTTCCTGAGCGTCTACAGGCAGCCCTCTCTGGAGCCCGTGGGCCCTCTGGGGAGTAAGCCCGGCGTGGAGAGCTCCACCTTCCGCCCGGTGCCCAAGAGGAGCAGGGCTGGCCTGGAGATGGCAGAGGACACTCTGATCGACGTGCCCGAGGACCCGGCGGCTTCACTCTCGTCGGATTCGGCGGCTCTTGTACCGAACAAGAGACACTCCTTCTGGTTGGGCGGCAACGGGCTTAAAGGCTTCCTGCCCTCGCAGACCCCCCCTCCTGCATACGACAGTGTCATCCATGCTTTTGAAGAGACCTGCACTTGA